In Candidatus Neomarinimicrobiota bacterium, a single window of DNA contains:
- a CDS encoding S41 family peptidase yields MKIFKQITVVSLVLLGVFALSPSGHELFAQGSDFYDKWRDFQDMVKIINTNYVEDVDWDKTMIGAQNGLMEALDPHSVYIGADRMGQINESFRGNFEGIGIEFDIIDNYITVITPIVGSPSDGLLHPGDQIVKIDKASAFKITRDGVFDKLRGPKGSRVDLEIARLGETELIPVTIYRDKIPIYSVLAKFVMEDGTGYILLNRFSSTTSSEVITAITELQAQGMERLILDLRNNSGGYMDEVIKIVDYILPGGEKILSTKGRLKNANEEMYSKQKPTFYKQPIIAMINRGSASASEIFAGALQDLDRGIVVGETSFGKGLVQRQYPLRDGSAVRVTVARYYTPSGRLIQREYENGEAQDYYAELYEKDYGKDTTDLDDRPMFSTKTGRTVYGGGGIAPDILLAEPATISRDLAKVRRHDIRFFFKIASDHAASHPELGNDWDSFFKTYTVDESLMNEVYEKMFAIEELDLDEEKVREDDETIRYYIKSELAAKLWGRNEQYQVRVQMDNQIQEARQHFEEAREIAEAADYL; encoded by the coding sequence ATGAAGATTTTTAAACAGATTACCGTTGTCTCCCTCGTCCTGCTGGGCGTGTTTGCGCTGAGTCCCTCTGGACATGAATTGTTTGCCCAGGGAAGCGACTTTTACGATAAGTGGAGAGATTTCCAGGATATGGTCAAAATCATCAACACCAATTATGTTGAAGATGTTGACTGGGACAAAACCATGATTGGTGCCCAAAATGGGCTTATGGAAGCCCTTGACCCCCATTCCGTTTATATCGGAGCAGATCGCATGGGTCAGATTAATGAAAGTTTCCGTGGAAATTTTGAGGGTATCGGTATTGAGTTTGATATTATTGACAACTATATCACAGTTATCACTCCCATTGTAGGGTCTCCCTCGGATGGTTTGCTTCACCCTGGTGATCAGATTGTTAAAATTGATAAAGCATCCGCTTTTAAGATTACCCGGGATGGTGTTTTTGATAAACTGCGTGGCCCCAAGGGCTCAAGGGTTGATCTTGAAATTGCCAGACTGGGTGAAACTGAACTGATTCCTGTGACCATCTACAGAGATAAGATTCCAATTTATAGTGTGCTTGCAAAATTTGTCATGGAAGATGGGACTGGCTATATCTTATTGAATCGTTTTTCGTCAACAACTTCCAGTGAAGTGATTACTGCCATTACTGAGCTCCAGGCTCAAGGTATGGAACGCCTGATTCTTGATTTGAGAAATAATAGTGGTGGCTACATGGATGAGGTTATCAAAATCGTTGACTACATTCTACCCGGCGGTGAAAAGATTCTTTCCACAAAGGGTCGTTTAAAAAATGCCAATGAAGAAATGTACTCCAAACAGAAGCCAACTTTTTATAAGCAACCCATCATCGCCATGATCAATCGCGGGTCAGCATCTGCCAGTGAGATTTTTGCAGGAGCATTGCAAGATCTTGATCGCGGAATCGTAGTAGGAGAAACCAGCTTTGGCAAGGGGTTGGTTCAGCGCCAATATCCACTTCGTGATGGATCTGCTGTCCGGGTCACGGTTGCCCGATATTACACACCAAGCGGCCGTTTGATTCAGCGTGAATATGAAAATGGTGAAGCTCAAGATTATTATGCTGAACTATATGAAAAGGACTATGGGAAAGATACTACGGATCTGGATGATAGACCGATGTTTAGTACCAAAACGGGTCGCACAGTTTATGGCGGGGGGGGTATTGCACCTGATATTTTGCTGGCAGAACCAGCCACGATTTCCCGTGACCTGGCCAAAGTGAGACGTCATGATATCCGCTTTTTCTTCAAAATTGCCTCTGACCATGCCGCCAGTCATCCTGAGTTGGGGAATGATTGGGACAGCTTTTTCAAGACCTACACCGTGGATGAATCTCTCATGAACGAGGTTTACGAGAAGATGTTTGCCATTGAAGAGCTCGATCTGGATGAGGAAAAAGTCCGTGAGGATGATGAGACAATAAGATATTACATTAAGAGTGAGCTTGCAGCAAAGCTCTGGGGACGAAACGAGCAATATCAGGTGAGGGTGCAAATGGATAATCAAATCCAGGAAGCCCGTCAGCACTTTGAAGAGGCTCGTGAAATTGCCGAGGCTGCAGATTATTTATAG